Proteins encoded within one genomic window of Bradyrhizobium sp. CB1717:
- a CDS encoding Crp/Fnr family transcriptional regulator — MISEDHLKRVAAWSRELTHAEIEVARAGITERSYGTGETVFMRGDNFDYWAGMVFGLARMGGVSRDGKETSLAGLTAGAWFGEGSVLKNEPRRYDVVALRNSRVALMERSAFMWLFENSVGFNRFLVRQLNERLGQFIGMLEVNRTLDATSRLARSIASLFNPILYPESTAHLEITQEEIGALSGMSRQNANRALNRLEKEGLLRLEYGGVTILNVERLRGYGD; from the coding sequence ATGATTTCAGAGGATCATCTGAAGCGCGTTGCCGCCTGGTCGCGCGAGCTCACGCACGCGGAGATCGAGGTCGCCCGCGCCGGAATCACGGAGCGGTCCTACGGCACCGGCGAGACCGTGTTCATGCGCGGCGACAATTTCGACTATTGGGCCGGCATGGTGTTCGGCCTTGCCCGGATGGGCGGGGTGTCGCGCGACGGAAAGGAGACCAGCCTTGCCGGGCTGACGGCGGGGGCCTGGTTCGGTGAGGGCAGCGTCCTCAAGAACGAGCCGCGACGCTACGACGTGGTGGCGCTGCGCAACAGCCGCGTCGCGCTGATGGAGCGCAGCGCGTTCATGTGGCTGTTCGAGAACAGCGTCGGCTTCAATCGCTTCCTGGTGCGCCAGCTCAACGAGCGGCTCGGCCAGTTCATCGGCATGCTCGAGGTCAACCGCACCCTCGATGCCACCTCGCGGCTTGCGCGAAGCATCGCCTCGCTTTTCAACCCGATCCTCTATCCGGAATCGACGGCGCATCTGGAGATCACCCAGGAGGAGATCGGCGCGCTCTCCGGCATGTCCCGCCAGAACGCCAACCGGGCGCTGAACCGGCTGGAGAAGGAGGGGCTGCTGCGGCTGGAATATGGCGGCGTCACCATCCTCAATGTCGAGCGGCTGCGTGGTTATGGGGACTAG
- a CDS encoding uroporphyrinogen-III synthase, protein MADRLNGTRILILETREEAQFSKLLAEQGAEVVQCPMFTIEDAPDPAPIEAWIRRAIDRPFEDLVLMTGEGLRRIMKLARARGLDQALVTSLAKSRKFTRGPKPGKALREISLEAQQTTEKPTTEGVIEMLGKLDLKGHRLGLQLYPDKDHSALTGALAAQGAEVDTVLPYVYDSKAADASIVAAIDDMAEGRIDSIALTNLGQVRRLIEAARAHGSEAKLRAGLERTLIASVGPAVSGELAAHGLRTDVSPADEAYFMRPLISAMASALAERKPQGAAR, encoded by the coding sequence ATGGCCGACCGCTTGAACGGCACCCGCATCCTGATCCTGGAAACACGCGAGGAGGCGCAGTTTTCCAAGCTTCTGGCCGAACAAGGCGCCGAGGTCGTGCAATGCCCGATGTTCACCATCGAGGATGCGCCGGACCCCGCCCCGATCGAGGCCTGGATTCGCCGCGCCATCGACAGGCCCTTTGAGGACCTCGTGCTGATGACCGGCGAAGGCCTGCGGCGGATCATGAAGCTCGCGCGCGCTCGCGGGCTCGACCAGGCCCTGGTCACCTCGCTCGCCAAATCGCGCAAATTCACCCGCGGGCCGAAGCCCGGCAAGGCGCTGCGTGAAATCTCGCTCGAGGCGCAGCAGACCACGGAGAAGCCGACCACCGAGGGCGTGATCGAGATGCTGGGCAAGCTCGACCTGAAGGGCCACCGCCTCGGCCTGCAGCTTTATCCGGACAAGGATCACAGCGCGTTGACCGGCGCGCTCGCCGCGCAAGGTGCCGAGGTCGACACCGTGCTGCCCTATGTCTACGATTCCAAGGCCGCAGATGCCAGCATCGTCGCCGCCATCGACGACATGGCGGAGGGACGCATCGACTCCATCGCACTGACCAATCTCGGCCAGGTCCGCCGCCTGATCGAAGCCGCCAGGGCGCATGGCAGCGAGGCGAAGCTGCGGGCCGGTCTCGAACGCACGCTGATCGCCTCGGTGGGCCCGGCCGTCTCCGGCGAGCTCGCCGCGCACGGCCTGCGCACCGACGTCTCGCCGGCGGATGAGGCCTATTTCATGCGGCCGCTGATCTCGGCGATGGCGAGTGCGCTGGCGGAACGGAAGCCGCAAGGCGCAGCGAGGTAA
- the purU gene encoding formyltetrahydrofolate deformylase, translating into MPDHQYVLTLSCPDRPGIVSAVSTFLAHNGQNILDAQQFDDVETKNFFMRVVFTAADLAVELAALQTGFAAIAERFGMEWQMRDRAAHRKVMLLVSKSDHCLVDILYRWRTGELPMVPTAIVSNHPREVYAGLDFGGIPFHHLPVTKETKREQEGQIIDLVGKTGTDLVVLARYMQILSDDLSAKLSGRCINIHHSFLPGFKGAKPYHQAHERGVKLIGATAHYVTRDLDEGPIIDQDVERISHRDTPEDLVRKGRDIERRVLARAIRYHLDDRVILNGRKTVVFVD; encoded by the coding sequence ATGCCCGATCATCAATATGTCCTGACCCTGTCCTGTCCGGATCGTCCCGGCATCGTCTCGGCGGTATCGACCTTCCTGGCCCACAATGGACAGAACATTCTCGACGCCCAGCAGTTCGACGACGTCGAAACCAAGAACTTCTTCATGCGTGTGGTGTTCACCGCGGCCGATCTCGCCGTCGAGCTCGCGGCACTGCAGACCGGCTTTGCCGCCATCGCCGAGCGTTTCGGCATGGAGTGGCAGATGCGCGACCGCGCCGCGCATCGAAAGGTGATGCTGCTGGTGTCGAAGTCCGACCATTGCCTGGTCGACATCCTCTACCGCTGGCGCACCGGCGAATTGCCGATGGTTCCGACCGCGATCGTCTCCAACCATCCGCGCGAGGTCTATGCCGGGCTCGATTTCGGCGGCATCCCGTTCCACCATTTGCCCGTCACCAAGGAGACCAAGCGGGAGCAGGAGGGGCAGATCATCGATCTCGTCGGCAAGACCGGGACCGATCTCGTGGTGCTCGCCCGCTACATGCAGATCCTCTCCGACGATCTCTCGGCAAAGCTCTCGGGACGCTGCATCAACATCCACCACTCGTTCCTGCCGGGATTCAAGGGCGCAAAGCCCTATCACCAGGCGCACGAGCGCGGGGTGAAGCTGATCGGCGCCACTGCGCATTACGTCACGCGCGACCTCGACGAAGGCCCGATCATCGACCAGGACGTCGAGCGCATCAGCCATCGCGACACGCCGGAAGATCTCGTGCGCAAGGGCCGCGACATCGAGCGCCGCGTGCTTGCCCGCGCGATCCGCTACCATCTCGACGACCGCGTGATCCTCAACGGCCGCAAGACCGTGGTGTTCGTGGATTGA
- a CDS encoding MFS transporter, producing the protein MSRGARPSALAPFRIRNYRFQWPSDLLTSWAFEIETLVLGWYILVETGSVLLLTLLASLQYLGTLIAPALGMVGDRMGHRDLLVVLRLTYTALASTIMVLALTGHLAPLNVMIIVTIMGLIRSSDLGLRSALLADIMPAEQLVGAISLSRTTQDSARIAGALTGAGLFAVLGIGLVYAAVASLYLVAAILMSCLTRPKRTVATTDLPANSRAVSKLLDELKEGIVYAWNGPGMGAALCVAFLANLTAFPFTGGLLPYIAREIFHTDQTGLGYLSASFAVGSLIGSITLSLVGGLRIARLLIGATLAWYAMLLVFVEIRTIPVAMACLVLAGIAQSMSMISAAVILMRTASAHLRGRVMGVRMMVIYGLPLGLLAAGSLIDIIGYSATGSLYAAVGVIAMLAIAIRWRADLWPLHAPANAR; encoded by the coding sequence TTGAGCAGAGGCGCGCGACCTTCAGCGCTCGCACCGTTCCGCATTCGCAACTATCGCTTCCAGTGGCCATCCGACCTGCTCACCTCCTGGGCGTTCGAGATCGAGACCCTGGTGCTCGGCTGGTACATCCTGGTCGAGACCGGATCGGTGCTGCTGCTGACCCTTCTCGCCTCGCTGCAATATCTGGGAACACTGATTGCACCGGCGCTCGGGATGGTCGGCGACCGCATGGGTCATCGCGATCTCCTCGTCGTGCTGCGCCTGACCTATACGGCGCTGGCCTCGACCATCATGGTGCTGGCGCTGACCGGGCACCTGGCGCCGCTCAACGTCATGATCATCGTGACGATCATGGGCCTGATCCGCTCCTCCGATCTCGGCCTCCGCAGCGCGTTGCTCGCCGACATCATGCCGGCCGAGCAGCTGGTCGGCGCGATCAGCCTGTCACGCACGACCCAGGATAGCGCCCGCATTGCCGGAGCGCTGACGGGCGCCGGCCTCTTCGCCGTGCTTGGCATTGGATTGGTTTATGCGGCAGTCGCCAGCCTCTACCTGGTGGCCGCGATTCTCATGTCCTGCCTGACCCGGCCGAAAAGGACCGTTGCCACGACGGACCTGCCGGCGAACAGCCGCGCCGTTTCAAAACTGCTCGACGAGTTGAAGGAAGGGATTGTCTACGCCTGGAATGGCCCTGGAATGGGCGCTGCGCTGTGCGTTGCCTTCCTCGCCAATCTCACCGCATTTCCCTTCACCGGCGGATTGCTGCCCTACATCGCGCGCGAAATCTTTCACACCGACCAGACCGGCCTCGGCTATCTCTCGGCGAGTTTTGCCGTCGGTTCGCTGATCGGCTCCATCACGCTCAGCCTGGTCGGCGGATTGCGCATTGCCCGGCTGCTGATCGGCGCGACGCTGGCCTGGTACGCCATGTTGCTGGTGTTCGTCGAGATCAGGACGATACCCGTCGCCATGGCCTGCCTCGTTCTCGCCGGCATCGCCCAGAGCATGTCGATGATCTCGGCGGCCGTGATCCTGATGCGCACGGCGAGCGCGCATCTGCGCGGCCGCGTGATGGGCGTGCGCATGATGGTGATCTACGGCCTGCCGCTCGGACTGCTCGCGGCCGGCAGCCTGATCGACATCATCGGCTATTCCGCGACGGGGTCGCTCTACGCCGCCGTGGGCGTCATCGCGATGCTGGCGATCGCGATCCGCTGGCGCGCCGACCTCTGGCCGCTGCACGCACCCGCCAACGCGCGATGA